The following are encoded in a window of Candidatus Limnocylindrales bacterium genomic DNA:
- a CDS encoding FAD-dependent oxidoreductase, protein MSEVSIIGAGPAGLTAAYELSKLGLKSTVIEADHQVGGLSRTVTYRGYRFDIGGHRFFSKVPLINELWQEILGEDFLVRPRLSRIHYNGHFFDYPLKAFNALAGLGPVEAFLVGLSYTKAKLFPSEEETTFEQWVSNRFGHRLYRIFFKTYTEKVWGIPCTEISADWAAQRIKNLSLSEAIRNALFGSGRTKNGQIITTLIDNFYYPRLGPGMMWERCRELLAARGHETIQETRVEKIRHRHGRVECIYGKTFSGKLLEFGGDHFLSTMPLRELMQALDPAPPEEVLQAAKNLRYRDYLTVVLIVRRESVFPDNWIYIHTPGVKMGRIQNYKNWSPDMVPDPTRTSLGLEYFLWDKDEEWNWSDDRLIELGIRECAQIGLIDPTEVEDGTVVRMKKAYPVYDQKYHENLAILRQYLETFSNLQTIGRNGLHRYNNQDHSMLTGIYAARNIVGEKYDVWSVNTEMEYHEESRVEKAEISKKKVFSKVGDTTLGDRQVPTRIVPATTTPPISPDEIIEAVFAKLDPLALGTAVGIVSGLSLFLATIILLLKGGSVIGPNLSLLRHYFPGFRVTWSGAFVGLVEAGVGGFTLGYLIAWLRNWGMRAYAFLLKKRAEAEAQRRLLDDV, encoded by the coding sequence ATGTCAGAAGTATCAATTATTGGGGCCGGTCCGGCAGGACTAACTGCAGCCTATGAACTTTCGAAATTAGGTCTAAAATCCACTGTAATCGAAGCCGACCATCAAGTCGGTGGGCTTTCTCGGACTGTAACCTATCGAGGTTATCGATTTGATATCGGTGGGCATCGGTTTTTCTCTAAAGTTCCCCTGATCAACGAGTTATGGCAGGAGATATTGGGTGAAGACTTCCTGGTCCGACCGCGGCTTTCACGTATCCACTACAATGGGCACTTTTTTGATTATCCCCTGAAAGCGTTCAATGCGTTAGCTGGATTGGGACCGGTAGAGGCCTTCCTGGTGGGTTTAAGTTATACAAAAGCCAAACTGTTTCCTTCAGAAGAAGAAACCACATTCGAACAATGGGTATCCAACCGATTCGGACATCGCCTTTACCGAATTTTCTTTAAAACCTATACTGAAAAAGTCTGGGGTATTCCCTGTACGGAAATTTCGGCAGATTGGGCCGCACAGCGTATTAAGAACCTGTCCTTGAGCGAAGCGATTCGGAATGCCCTATTTGGCTCTGGTCGTACGAAGAACGGACAGATTATTACAACCCTCATCGACAACTTTTACTATCCACGGCTCGGACCGGGGATGATGTGGGAGCGTTGTAGGGAGTTACTGGCGGCACGGGGTCATGAAACAATCCAGGAGACCCGGGTTGAAAAGATACGCCATCGTCATGGGCGTGTAGAATGCATCTACGGAAAAACATTCTCCGGGAAATTGCTGGAGTTTGGCGGAGACCATTTCCTGTCCACCATGCCACTTCGGGAGCTTATGCAAGCCCTGGATCCTGCTCCACCGGAGGAGGTTTTACAGGCTGCAAAGAATCTCCGTTATCGAGATTATCTAACGGTGGTGCTGATTGTCCGGCGAGAATCCGTCTTCCCGGATAATTGGATCTACATCCACACGCCGGGCGTCAAGATGGGACGAATCCAGAATTACAAAAACTGGAGTCCCGACATGGTTCCCGATCCAACCCGAACCTCTTTAGGTCTTGAGTACTTCCTATGGGACAAAGACGAGGAATGGAACTGGTCCGATGACCGTCTCATTGAATTGGGAATCCGGGAGTGTGCCCAGATCGGACTCATTGATCCCACCGAGGTAGAAGATGGTACGGTGGTTCGAATGAAGAAGGCCTACCCCGTTTATGATCAAAAATACCACGAGAACTTAGCCATCCTCCGTCAGTATTTGGAAACCTTCTCTAACCTTCAAACCATCGGTCGAAACGGTTTACATCGCTACAACAACCAGGACCACTCCATGTTGACAGGAATCTATGCAGCACGGAACATTGTAGGTGAAAAATATGACGTCTGGTCGGTGAATACCGAAATGGAATATCACGAGGAAAGCCGGGTTGAGAAGGCGGAGATCTCGAAGAAAAAGGTTTTCTCAAAAGTGGGGGATACAACCCTGGGAGATCGTCAGGTCCCGACTCGAATAGTTCCGGCAACGACAACCCCTCCTATTTCACCCGATGAAATCATTGAAGCAGTATTTGCAAAATTAGATCCGCTGGCCTTGGGTACCGCCGTAGGGATAGTTTCTGGGTTGAGTCTTTTCCTGGCAACTATTATACTTTTATTAAAGGGTGGCTCCGTGATCGGACCGAATCTGTCCTTGCTGCGTCATTACTTCCCTGGATTCCGGGTTACCTGGTCAGGCGCGTTTGTCGGTCTGGTCGAAGCCGGAGTAGGAGGATTTACATTAGGCTATCTTATAGCCTGGTTGAGAAATTGGGGAATGAGAGCTTACGCTTTTCTGCTTAAGAAACGAGCCGAGGCCGAAGCACAACGCAGGCTTCTGGATGATGTATAA